CGCGTACGTCAACATCTTGGGAATTCGTTGGTTTGCGAGAATTAATACGCCGCTCACTGTGGTTAAGCTGATCGTCCCTGCGGGGACCATTATCATTTTGCTCGCCACCAGTTTTCATCCTGCGAATTTCGCGTCTGTCGCGAGTGGTGGTTTGTTGCCAACGGGTATCAAGGGCATTTTTGTCGCGTTGGCCACATCGGGCATTATCTACTCTTACCTAGGGTCTACAGGCCCCATTCAGTTGGCCGCCGAGGCAAAGAACCCAAGGCGACAAATCCCGGTGGCCATTCTCGCCGTCGTCGGCGTGTCCATGGCGCTCTATCTTCTCCTTCAAGTCGCTTTTATTGGCGCAATACCGAGTCATCTCCTGATGGCTGGCTGGGGGAATTTGAATTTTAATGCGCCATTTGTCGAGCTACTCGTCTCTGTGAATTTGGTTTGGGTTTCGTACATTTTATACGCAGATGCGATTATTTCACCTTCTGGCACGGCGTTGACGGGCACTGCGGTGGTCGCGCGAATTCTCTACGCCATGGGACTGCAGGGTTTTGCCCCGAAGCGTTTGGCTCAAATTGACCCAAAGCGGGGCGTTCCGGTGGTATCGATTATTGTGAATGAAATTGTCGGAATCATCTTTCTTCTTCCGTTTCCGAGTTGGCAGTCTTTGATTAGTGTCGTGGTGACATGTGCAGTCTTCACGAATCTCGTCGTGCCCGCTACAGTGAGCGTGTTAAGGCGCACGGTGCCGAATCAGGCAAGACCGTTTAAAGTGCCGCTATTAAATCTAACGGCGCCCGTCGCGAGTGCGGTATCGTGTCTTATCATGTATTGGGTGGGCTGGCCTGTCACAGGTCGGGTGATGCTCTTCTTTGCAATCGGAATCGTTTTCTATTTTATCGCCTTTCGACGTCAAAAATGGCCGTGGCGCCACGTACGGGCTGGCATCTGGCTGGTCTTGGCAATGGTGTTCATTCCGCTTATGTCGTTTCTCGGTACGTTTGGTGGAAGAGGTATCGTTCCGGCTCCGTGGGACTCGATGATTGTGGCGTTGTCCGGTGTGGTATTTTGGTTGCTCGGACGATATTCTGGTCTCTCTTTGCCAGCGGCGATGAACGGAAGAGGGATTGAGGGGGCTGAGGTCTACTCGGTTGAAGCACCAGAATTGATTGATTTCGACCTGAATTTCTGAGTGCGGCAAGCATGGGCACAGCTGTGGTGCCGCCGTGTGCATTGCGGGACAAATAGGCGTACAATCGTAGTAGATATCAACCATTAGAGGAAGGAATGACAAAATGGACTACGTGAGGCTTGGCACCACTGGTTTGGAAGTGTCGCGCATATGCTTGGGATGTATGAGCTATGGCGTCCCAGAACGCGGAAACCACAGCTGGTCTTTGAATGAGGAAGACGCTCGCCCGTTTATCAAGCGCGCGCTTGAATTGGGCATTAACTTTTTCGATACGGCGAATGTCTACTCGGATGGCACCAGTGAGGAAATTGTCGGACGAGCACTGAAAGACTATGCGAGCAGGGACGAAGTCGTCATTGCCACGAAGGTACATGGTCGCATGCGACCGGGACCGAATGGCGCCGGGCTATCGCGCAAGGCCATTATGACCGAGATTGATAATAGTTTGAAGCGCTTAGGAACTGATTATGTCGATCTCTACCAGATTCATCGCTGGGATTATGACACGCCGATTGAAGAGACAATGGAAGCTCTTCACGATGTGGTCAAGGCCGGCAAGGCGCGCTATATTGGCGCCTCTTCGATGTATGCGTGGCAGTTCCTCAAAGCGCTCTATACGGCTGAGAAGCATGGCTGGACCCGGTTCGTATCGATGCAGAATTACTTAAACCTCCTTTATCGCGAAGAGGAACGCGAGATGCTTCCGTTGTGTGAAGCGGAAGGGATTGGTGTGATTCCTTGGAGCCCTCTGGCACGTGGGCGGTTGACACGTGATTGGGATGAGTCGAGTGCCCGCTCAGAAACGGATGAATTCGGCAAGTCATTGTATGCGACGACTGCAGAAGCGGACAAGAAAGTCGTTGAGCGGGTTGCTGAAGTCGCTGCAAGCCGAGGGGTTCCGCGCGCGCAAATCGCATTGGCGTGGGTACTCCAGAAGTCGCCGGTGACGGCACCTATCGTCGGGGCGACCAAAATGCATCATTTGGACGATGCGGTTGCGTCGTTGTCTATTACGCTCACACCTGAGGAAATTGCAAAGCTGGAAGAGCCATATGTACCGCATCCCGTACTGGGATTCCGTTAAACGTTGGCCACTTCGCACAAATGAACCACATCGATGGGGAGGGGCAGTCTGTGCGACAGGCTCGCCCGTCCCCGATTCTGGTGGGCCAATCGTGGTTGGCGATTTCCTCCTGCATGGTTGCAGTTCTGAGAGCCAGGCAGGTTTTGACGGAAGGCCCAGCTGTGTGATGAAAAAATCTTCGATGAAAGCGGTTGACTATCGAAGCTCAGAAAATTAAGATGTGGTTAAGTAATTGAACGACTCGATTTCACCGAGTCATCAAATGATATTTGCACCATTTTGTTTTTCGTCGCATTGCATTCGTATGCAAAGCGCGCAGTCCTTCTTGGGGGATGTTGCATACGAATGCAAGAATGCAGGTTTTGCATACGTATGCAAGGTTGTGAGTTCTGTTGATTGTAGCGATTTCTGAAAGGATGAGCGTCGTGGCTAGGTTTTTAAAGCAAGGTAAGACGAAAGACGAAATGAAACAGGCAGACCATCAAGTATCGCAAACCGTAAGCGGTATTTTGAGTGACATTGAGAACCGCGGGGATGCTGCCGTGCGTCAATTGTCCGCCAAGTTTGACAAGTGGGAGCCGGAGACATTTCGTCTTTCCACTGCGGACATTGAAGCGATTATGAGCAGTGTGCCGGAAACAACACTGGAGGATATC
Above is a genomic segment from Alicyclobacillus acidoterrestris containing:
- a CDS encoding APC family permease, giving the protein MDPVKQYQPTVDPDVTGYRRALSFRDLMMVSLSGVVGSGWLFGAYNAAKVSGAGSLIAWALGGIAILLSTLPNSELVGMFPRAGGAMRYPLYSHGSFVGFLVAWGSWIPGAAGAATEAAAVIQYASSYWPALYSGQRMSPLGMAVAAFLVILFAYVNILGIRWFARINTPLTVVKLIVPAGTIIILLATSFHPANFASVASGGLLPTGIKGIFVALATSGIIYSYLGSTGPIQLAAEAKNPRRQIPVAILAVVGVSMALYLLLQVAFIGAIPSHLLMAGWGNLNFNAPFVELLVSVNLVWVSYILYADAIISPSGTALTGTAVVARILYAMGLQGFAPKRLAQIDPKRGVPVVSIIVNEIVGIIFLLPFPSWQSLISVVVTCAVFTNLVVPATVSVLRRTVPNQARPFKVPLLNLTAPVASAVSCLIMYWVGWPVTGRVMLFFAIGIVFYFIAFRRQKWPWRHVRAGIWLVLAMVFIPLMSFLGTFGGRGIVPAPWDSMIVALSGVVFWLLGRYSGLSLPAAMNGRGIEGAEVYSVEAPELIDFDLNF
- a CDS encoding aldo/keto reductase; translated protein: MDYVRLGTTGLEVSRICLGCMSYGVPERGNHSWSLNEEDARPFIKRALELGINFFDTANVYSDGTSEEIVGRALKDYASRDEVVIATKVHGRMRPGPNGAGLSRKAIMTEIDNSLKRLGTDYVDLYQIHRWDYDTPIEETMEALHDVVKAGKARYIGASSMYAWQFLKALYTAEKHGWTRFVSMQNYLNLLYREEEREMLPLCEAEGIGVIPWSPLARGRLTRDWDESSARSETDEFGKSLYATTAEADKKVVERVAEVAASRGVPRAQIALAWVLQKSPVTAPIVGATKMHHLDDAVASLSITLTPEEIAKLEEPYVPHPVLGFR